GGCACGGACGTTCTGGCGGTAACACGCGATCACGACCACCATGACCCCCGCCACCGCGAGCCCGACCCACGGCGTGAACGCCAGGGCCGACAAGCCGGCCAGCGACAGGATGAGGAAGATCTCCTCGGGGGCGTAGGCGACCGAGGACAGCGCGTCGGAGGCGAACACCGGTAGCGCGATCCGCTTGCGCAACGGGGTGTCGCCGGTCGTGTCGCTGCGGAAGGGGCGCCCCAGCAGGAGGCGCTTTGTTCCTACGGAGACCTTGGAGATCCTGGACACCGACACATCGTAGGGCTCCGCGTGCCGCAGGGACAGCGCCGTCGACGAGGGTAGCGTGATCCACCGTGTCCGCGCGTCGCGGACCGTGAGGAGCGGTACTCGCCATGAGGGTCATCATCATGGGCTGTGGGCGCGTCGGGGCGGCGCTCGCGACCGAACTCGACGAGGGCGGTCACGAGGTGGTGGTGATCGACCGCGACCCCGCGGCGTTCACCCGACTGGCCGCGGAGTTCGGCGGCCGCACCGTCACCGGCCTGGGGTTCGACCGGGAGGTGCTCGTCGACGCCGGACTCCACGGGGCGGACGCGTTCGCCGCGGTCTCCTCCGGGGACAACTCCAACATCATCGCCGCGCGGGTGGCCCGCGAGACCTTCGGCGTCGAGCGGGTGATCGCCCGGATCTACGACGCCGGACGCGCCGAGGTCTACGAGCGACTGGGTATTCCCACCGTCGCCACCGTCCCGTGGGCCACCGGCCGCCTCATCCGGTACATCACCGCCGGCTCGAGCCCGGTCGTCTGGCGGGACCAGACCGGTGAGGTGTCGTTGGTCGCGATCGTCGCGCCGTCGGTGTGGGTGGGGACCGCTCTCGCCTCGCTCGCCGAGGTGGTCGGCGGAAGCGTCGTGGCGCTCACCCGCTTCGGCGAGTGCCGGGTCCCCGACGGCGTCACGCTCGTCCAGGCGGATGACCTGATCCACCTGGCCGTCCCCTCCGGGGTGGTCGACGGCCTCGACGACACCCTGCAGCGAGGACCCACTGATGATTGACCGGCCCGTACCCGACGATTCCGTCCCCGACAGCCCTGTCCCCGACTACGCCGACGGGGCCGGCCTGCTGGAACGCGCCCCCGCCCGCACGTTCCACTCCTCCACCATGCGGGTGCTGGTGGCCGGGGCCGGCGTGGTGGGGCGATCCATCGCGCGCGAACTCCTCGCCAACGACCACCACGTCACGCTCGTCGACAAGCGCGCCGCGGTCTTCGATCGTGACGGGGTGTCCGGCGCCCGGCAACTCGTCGGGGACGCCTGCGAGTTGAGCTTCCTCGAGCGACTGCGGGCGGAGGAGGCCGATGTGGTGGTGGCGGCCACCGGAGACGACAAGGCGAACCTGGTCGTGAGTCTGCTGGCCAAGACGGAGTTCGCGGTGGCCCGTGTCGTCGCCCGCGTCAACGATCCCCGGAACGAGTGGTTGTTCGACGACCGCTGGGGAGTCGATGTGGCGGTCTCCACCCCTCGACTCATGGTCTCCGTGGTGGAGGAGGCGGTCTCCGTCGGGGACGTCGTGCGGCTGATGACCCTGCGGCGCGGCGGCGCCAATCTCGTGAGCGTGACCCTGCCGGACCAGACCCCCCTCGCGGGCAGACCGGTCTCCCGGGTCCGGTTCCCCCGCGACGCGGCGCTGGTGGCGATCATCCGCGGGGGCAGGGTGATCGTCCCGGAGCCCGACGTGCCGTTCGAACCAGGCGATGAGTTGCTCGTCGTTGCACCGGAGGCCGCCGAGGCCGGCTTGAGTGACGCGGTCCTCGGAGGCTGACCCCGTTCACCGAACCCGGGCGGCACCCCCGGGAACGGTGACGGCGACCTCGCGACCGTAGTCCCAGCCCGGAGCGAGGGGCAGGGCGTCACCGCTCCAGAATCGGCCGGGGTCGTACCAACTGGCGTCGCCGGCCGGTAGCAGGACGCCCATCGCCTCGAGTGTCATCCCCACGACCTCCGCGCAGTAGGCCGCCTCCATTCGCAACGCCGGGCCGGTGTCCGCTCGCCGGCGCCACGGGAGGCCGATACCCCGGCGACCTGATGCCTCGTCGTCGTCGCCACTTCCCGATCCGCGCCCCGCACCGACGTCCCGGTCGGCCGGGTGGCGTCCCCGCGCCGCCCTCGGCCCCCCAGCCCACTGTCCCCGCGCCCACCGTGCGGTGAGACGCCCCGCCGACGGGAACGACACCCCGTTGAGTCGGGCGATCGTCTCCAGGAGCGCGTCCTCCTGCGCGGTACCGATCTCCGGGGTGATCTGGCGGAACCACGCCCGTTGGCCGTACGGCCCGGTCCACTGCCGGACCGCCGACTCGAGGTCGTGGAGCTGGACCCCCCGTTGTCGACGCCCCGTCCACACGTCGGTCAACGCGCGCCCCATCTCCGCGTGCCAGAGCAGCGGGGGCATGTCGTCGAGGACCACCGCCACCCCCACGTGGTTCACGGGAGAGTTGGTCAGGGTCTGGATGAGTCGGTCGGCGGTCGTGCGCCCGCGGAACAACCACAGGTCCCCGGTCCGGGTGCGGTGGGCCGCGGCGGCCAACGGGACGGTGTCGAGGCTCATGGTGCGATCCTGCCAGCCGGTCCGGCGTGAGGACCTACCCTTGCTCCCATGGCACCCCGCGGACGGCAGTGGCTCAAGATGGTCGGCGCGGCCGGAGTGGTCGGCGTCGCGGCCACCGGCATCCTCGCCGCGCGTACCGAACGCCGGAGGCAGGCGTACGAGCCTGAGGAGATCCGGGAGCGCCTGCACCAGCGTTACACCCGCATCCAGTCCCGCCGGGAGAGCGGCACCGACTGACACCCGGATCGGCCTCCGCCCCGGTTGCCGATACCCTGGCGGGCACCATGTCGACGTCCTCCGTGCCCGCCCCCGAACTGCGCCGGGCCCGGCACGATCTCCTGGTCCGGCTCGACGACGTGGGCATCCTCGACGCCCACCGGCTCCGGTCGAGGATCCGCAAGGCCCGCGCCGACCAGCTCGACGAGCTGGGCGAGCGGATCGACGTCGCCGCCGCCCGCCTGCGTCGGCGCGTGGAGTCGGTCCCCACCCCCGAGTACCCGGAGCAACTGCCGGTCAGCGCCCGCAAAGACGAGATCGCGGCGGCGATCCGGGACAACCAGGTCGTGGTGATCGCGGGCGAGACCGGATCCGGTAAGACCACCCAGATCCCCAAGATCTGCCTCGAACTCGGCCGCGGGGTCCGCGGGATGATCGGCCACACCCAGCCCCGGCGTCTCGCCGCCCGGTCCGTGGCCGAGCGCATCGCCGAGGAACTCGGCGTGGAGCCCGGCCGACTGGTGGGCTCCGCCGTGCGCTTCGACGACCGCACCGGCGCCGACACCGCGGTCAAGCTGATGACCGACGGCATCCTGCTCGCCGAGATCCGACGCGACCGGCTGCTGCGCGCCTACGACACGCTCATCATCGACGAGGCCCACGAACGCAGCCTCAACATCGATTTCCTGCTCGGTTACCTCCGGCAGATCCTGCCCCGGCGGCCGGACCTCAAACTCATCATCACCTCCGCCACGATCGACCCCGATCGTTTCGCCCGCCACTTCGCGGACCCGGGCGGCCGTCCCGCCCCCGTCATCGAGGTCTCCGGGCGAACCTTTCCCGTGGAGATCAGGTACCGGCCGCTCCAGGTGGAACACGCGGACCGGACGATCGACCTGGACCCCCTGGACGCGCTCGCCGACGCCGTCGGCGAACTTCTCGCCGAGGGGGACGGTGACGTGCTGGTCTTCCTCTCCGGCGAGCGGGAGATCCGCGACGCCGAAGAGGTGCTGCGGGGCCGGAAGTTCAGGAGCACCGAGATCTTCCCGCTGTACGCCCGGCTCACGGCGGCCGAGCAACAGCGGGCGTTCCGCCAGCACTCGACCAGGCGCGTGGTCCTGTCGACCAACATCGCCGAGACCTCGGTGACGGTCCCGGGCATCCGCTACGTCGTGGACACCGGCCTCGCCCGGATCTCCCGCTACTCCACCCGCACCAAGGTCCAGCGGCTACCGATCGAACCGATCTCGCAGGCCTCCGCCGCACAGCGCGCCGGGCGGTGCGGCCGAGTCGCGGACGGCATCTGCATCCGCCTGTACTCGGAGGACGACTTCGACTCCCGACCCGAGTTCACCGCCCCGGAGATCCTGCGTACCAACCTCGCTTCGGTCATCCTGTCGATGGCCGACCTCGACCTGGGGGCCGTCGACGACTTCCCGTTCGTCGAACCACCCGACCGCAAGGCCATCCGCGACGGCATGACGTTGCTCACCGAGCTGGGGGCGCTCCGGATCGACGACGACGAGCGGCCACATCTGACAAAGGTGGGCCGCGACATGGCCGCGCTACCGCTCGATCCACGACTGGCCCGGATGGTCGTCGAGGGTCACGGCAACGGATCGCTGGCTGACGTGTTGGTGGTGGTGGCGGCCCTGACGGTGCAGGACGTCCGCGAACGGCCCGCCGAGGAACGCGACAAGGCAGACCAGTTCCACCGCAGGTTCGCCGACAAGTCGTCGGACTTCCTGGGCTACCTCAACCTGTGGCGCTACATCACCGAGCAGCGCCGTGAGCTCAGTGGCAGCGCGTTCCGCAAGATGTGCAGGGCCGAGTACCTGCACTGGCTGCGCATCCGCGAATGGCAGGACCTCACCGCGCAGCTCGCCAGCATGTGTCGCGAACGCGGCTGGCACCCCGCGTCCGGTCATGCCCCCGAGGACGATCTCCACAAAGCCATCCTGTCGGGACTGCTCACCAACGTCGGGATGCGGGACGAGGAGACCCGCGAGTTCCGCGGCACCCGCGGAATCCGCTTCCAGGTCTTCCCCGGTTCGGACCTGGCCCGGAGACCGCCGCGCTGGATCATGGCCTCGGAGCTCGTCGAGACCTCGAGGCTGTGGGCCCGGGACGTGGCGCGAATCGACCCGGGGTGGATCGAACAGCTCGGTGGGCACCTGGTCCGGACCCAGTACTCCGAGCCGCACTGGTCGGACGCCGAGGGTGCCGCGATGGCCTACGAGAAGGTCCTGCTCCTGGGGCTGACCGTGGTCGAGGCGCGCCGCATCCTGCTGTCCCGGGTCGACGCACCCCTGGCGCGCGAGATGCTGGTCCGGCACGGGATCGTCGAGGAACTATGGACCACCCGCATCCCGGTGATCCTGGAGAACGCCGAGGCAGTAGCCCAGGCGCGTGAGCTCGAGACCCGTAGCCGGCGCCGTGACCTGGTGATCGACGACGACGCCCTGGTCGAGTTCTACCTCGATCGACTCCCCGCTGACATCACCTCGGGGCGTCACCTGGACTCGTGGTGGAGGAAACAGGGTCACCGGGATCCGGACCACCTGAGGCTCAGGCCCGAGCAGATCCGCACCTCGGACGCCGCTCCGGCCGCCTCCGCGTTCCCTCCCTTCTGGAGGCAGGGAGAGCGGAGTTTCGAGCTCAGGTACGCGTTCGACCCGGGTGTCGATTCCGACGGCATCACCGTGCGGATCCCTCTCCCCCAGCTGTCCTCGGTCGCCACGTCCGGCTTCGAATGGCTCGTCCCCGGTCTCCGTGAAGAGCTCTACACCGAGATGCTCCGGACACTGCCCAAGTACCTGCGACGTCTGTGTTCCCCGCCTGCCGAGTACGCCGCCCTCGTGGCCGGTGATCTCACCCCACGTTCGGCACCTCTGCCGGTGGCGCTCGCCGCGGCTCTCTCGGCGCGGATCGGGACGACCGTGGAACCACGCGAGTTTCACCCGGAGCGACTCCCCGACCATCTGCGGATGCGCTTCGAGGTTGTCGACGGTGACGAGGTGGTGG
This Dietzia psychralcaliphila DNA region includes the following protein-coding sequences:
- a CDS encoding potassium channel family protein, translating into MRVIIMGCGRVGAALATELDEGGHEVVVIDRDPAAFTRLAAEFGGRTVTGLGFDREVLVDAGLHGADAFAAVSSGDNSNIIAARVARETFGVERVIARIYDAGRAEVYERLGIPTVATVPWATGRLIRYITAGSSPVVWRDQTGEVSLVAIVAPSVWVGTALASLAEVVGGSVVALTRFGECRVPDGVTLVQADDLIHLAVPSGVVDGLDDTLQRGPTDD
- a CDS encoding potassium channel family protein encodes the protein MRVLVAGAGVVGRSIARELLANDHHVTLVDKRAAVFDRDGVSGARQLVGDACELSFLERLRAEEADVVVAATGDDKANLVVSLLAKTEFAVARVVARVNDPRNEWLFDDRWGVDVAVSTPRLMVSVVEEAVSVGDVVRLMTLRRGGANLVSVTLPDQTPLAGRPVSRVRFPRDAALVAIIRGGRVIVPEPDVPFEPGDELLVVAPEAAEAGLSDAVLGG
- the hrpA gene encoding ATP-dependent RNA helicase HrpA; translation: MSTSSVPAPELRRARHDLLVRLDDVGILDAHRLRSRIRKARADQLDELGERIDVAAARLRRRVESVPTPEYPEQLPVSARKDEIAAAIRDNQVVVIAGETGSGKTTQIPKICLELGRGVRGMIGHTQPRRLAARSVAERIAEELGVEPGRLVGSAVRFDDRTGADTAVKLMTDGILLAEIRRDRLLRAYDTLIIDEAHERSLNIDFLLGYLRQILPRRPDLKLIITSATIDPDRFARHFADPGGRPAPVIEVSGRTFPVEIRYRPLQVEHADRTIDLDPLDALADAVGELLAEGDGDVLVFLSGEREIRDAEEVLRGRKFRSTEIFPLYARLTAAEQQRAFRQHSTRRVVLSTNIAETSVTVPGIRYVVDTGLARISRYSTRTKVQRLPIEPISQASAAQRAGRCGRVADGICIRLYSEDDFDSRPEFTAPEILRTNLASVILSMADLDLGAVDDFPFVEPPDRKAIRDGMTLLTELGALRIDDDERPHLTKVGRDMAALPLDPRLARMVVEGHGNGSLADVLVVVAALTVQDVRERPAEERDKADQFHRRFADKSSDFLGYLNLWRYITEQRRELSGSAFRKMCRAEYLHWLRIREWQDLTAQLASMCRERGWHPASGHAPEDDLHKAILSGLLTNVGMRDEETREFRGTRGIRFQVFPGSDLARRPPRWIMASELVETSRLWARDVARIDPGWIEQLGGHLVRTQYSEPHWSDAEGAAMAYEKVLLLGLTVVEARRILLSRVDAPLAREMLVRHGIVEELWTTRIPVILENAEAVAQARELETRSRRRDLVIDDDALVEFYLDRLPADITSGRHLDSWWRKQGHRDPDHLRLRPEQIRTSDAAPAASAFPPFWRQGERSFELRYAFDPGVDSDGITVRIPLPQLSSVATSGFEWLVPGLREELYTEMLRTLPKYLRRLCSPPAEYAALVAGDLTPRSAPLPVALAAALSARIGTTVEPREFHPERLPDHLRMRFEVVDGDEVVASGTDLGALRTRLVDKVRATLNSRLVPDDGPYRAWTSATIGDLAPSITGTVDGVEVTVYPALQVRADGIHRIACATEEERRAAQTTAVLTMISGGLVSATSIVRGRPVEQRLALTQYPHGGADGLVSDASLAVCGRMLAQRKGAPVLTVDDFAQLRATAESEAPAAVTAAISAALPALVAAQSVSARLAQVPREIADDIRPALDFLVGKGFLARHPAELLPQLERHVRAIDLRLDMAEKSPSRYRDLTARLETSEATVAEATAALRRRPGGARTSRDLRWLLAEYRVGLFAQSLGTARPVSAERIEKAVAAALSRRNGR